A genomic window from Lotus japonicus ecotype B-129 chromosome 1, LjGifu_v1.2 includes:
- the LOC130732075 gene encoding defensin Ec-AMP-D1-like: MDKARFGLFFVLFILLASHQMVVQTEGRHCESKSHRFHGLCLSHHNCASVCHLEGFTGGKCRGFRKRCFCKKRC; the protein is encoded by the exons ATGGACAAGGCACGGTTCGGGCTTTTCTTCGTGTTGTTCATTCTCCTTGCTTCTCATC AGATGGTGGTGCAAACAGAGGGAAGGCATTGCGAGTCAAAGAGCCACCGGTTCCACGGGTTGTGCCTGAGCCACCATAACTGCGCTTCGGTTTGCCATCTTGAAGGTTTCACCGGTGGTAAGTGCCGCGGATTCCGTAAACGCTGCTTCTGCAAGAAGCGCTGTTAA